CTGCGATGCACCAGCTGAACAGAAGGACAGAGCTGAGGATCGGAAAGTCCCAGTTCACCTACTCAGGTAGACAGAAAAAAGTGGATGTGCTGTAAGCCTAAGCAGAACATAAAAAAATGGGTTCCAGATAGCTGGAGCCCATTTTTTTATAGGGAGAATGTAATAATCAATCCGTTTTGGCCTTCAAGGTAGTCTGATTTGGATTTCCCTCAACTCCAGCTACTAATTTTGGAGTTTCTCCAGGGTAGGTAATGTTGGCCAATACTTTCAAAGCCTCGAATTTTGTGGATTCAAAAGCCGCTTTATTAGCCGCTAATATTGGTTCGGAAGGTGGTATTTTTTCTCTTAGCCAATCCACTTGCTTTCCATTTTTCCAGAACCTAAAACATAAATGTGGGCCTGTAGCAAGTCCTGTACTGCCTACATATCCGATTACTTGACCTTGTTTAATTCGAGTGCCTGGTTTCACACCATTAGCAATCTTCGACATATGAAGGTATTGCGTAGTATACGTTCCGTTATGTTTGATCTTTACATAATTACCATTGGCAGAGGTATAGGTAGCATGGGTAACTACGCCATCTCCTACCGAACGAATTTCTGTGCCCCTACTAGCTGCATAATCAGTTCCTAAATGTGCTTTGTATCTTTTTTGTACAGGATGGAATCTTCTCAGGTTATATCGAGAACTGATTCTAGTGTATTTTACAGGATCCCGGAGGAATGCTTTCTTCAAGCTGTTTCCTTCTTGATCAAAGAAATTCATTTCTCCATTTTGCTCAAAAGGAATTGCGTGAAAAGGTTCTCCCCTGTGCTCCATGTATGCCAATTTGATTTCACCAGCACCAATTACATTTCCATCAATCATTTTGACATCAAAAACCACTTTGAATTTGTCTCCTGGCTGAAGTGCTCCAAAATCCACGGACCAGCCATATAAATCTGCAAATTGATCGACAATGTCGTAGCTAACATCCTGCTTCAACATTTCCACAGCCAAATTACTTCGATCTTCTATTACGCCGGCTATTTCTTTTTCAACAAATTCAACTGGCTTTTCCGCCTTATAAATATCTACCGAATCCAAGTTAAAAACCACGTATTCAGCAGGATTGGGTTCATAAATAAAAAATTGAGCTTGGGCAGAATCGGAAGGGGTAATTACAGTAAATTTTTTGTTGGTAGCGATTCCTCTAACATCAAAGACCTCTTTTGACTTTTTGGCAATTTCATCAATGATTTGATAAGGAACATTAAAAGGAGCCAAAATGGTGGCCAATGTCTGGTTTTTACTGACTGTTCCTTCCACGATATTAAGACCTGTCACATTGATACCATACAAATAGACCTCATTGGAGACCTCCTCTACAGGAACCTCGTCTATAGGTTCTTGCATGGTATTGGATTCAGGTGAATTGCCATACTGCTGGAAAATAGCTGCTGCTCCAAGTGTTAAAGCCACGGATGCGACAACGATCCATCTTTTGTTCATTTAATTTGAAATCTTATGGGATGATTGAATAACCTTAAAGCAAGGAAAAAAGACACTTTATTCCAAGTTTTGAGGGAACTTACTTAAGTTAAAACAAATCCAACTTTAATGCCAACGCTTTGAGAAGGTGAAAAATTTTATCAAGAAATCTGAAAGTTTTTTGGAAGGAATGGAAAAAACGCTCTTCTCAATTAAGGATAATTTAATGATTACAGCGTTTTGAAGTAAAATCTACAAAGTTTTATTCAATATGGTAAGGAATCTCAAAAAGAGGGTGGTGTTCTAGAACTCAATTCTTTATCTTTGACCTCCCAAAAAAACTAATATCATGCTGAGGACGCATACTTGTGGCGAATTACGCCTAGACCATACTGACCAAGAAGTAACACTAGCTGGCTGGGTTCAGCGAGTTCGAAATAAAGGAGGGTTGATCTGGGTTGACTTGAGAGATAGATACGGAATTACCCAATTGATTTTTGAAGAGGAATCTTCTGAAAAGGAGTTGTTGGAAAAAGCTGCCGAATTAGGAAGAGAATTTGTCGTTCAAGCTTCGGGTAAAGTGATCGAAAGAACTTCCAAAAATGATAAAATCCCAACTGGATCCATTGAAATCAAAGTGAGCAAGTTGGAGGTTTTAAATGCCGCAAAAGTTCCCCCTTTTATTATAGAGGATGAGACTGATGGAGGCGAGGAACTTCGAATGAAATATCGATACCTTGATTTGAGAAGAAATGTGGTAAGGGAGAAGCTTCAATTGCGTCACAAAATGATGCAGGAGACCAGAAAATACATGGATGCTCAGCACTTCATGGAAGTGGAAACTCCTGTTTTAATCAAATCTACTCCTGAAGGTGCCCGTGATTTTGTGGTACCAAGCAGAGTGAACCCGGGAGAATTTTATGCACTTCCTCAATCCCCTCAAACCTTTAAGCAATTATTGATGGTGTCTGGTTTTGACAGATACTTCCAAATTGTAAAATGTTTTAGGGATGAAGATTTGAGAGCAGATCGCCAACCTGAATTTACACAGATAGATTGCGAAATGGCCTTTGTGGAGCAGGAAGATATTTTGTCCACTTTCGAAGGTCTTACCAAACATTTGTTTGCAAATGTTAAGGGAGTAGAGCTGGAGGAAGTTCAAAGAATGACTTTTGCAGATGCCATGAAATATTATGGCAATGACAAGCCTGACCTTCGATTTGATATGAAGTTTGTGGAGTTGAATGCCCTGGCTCAAGGAAAAGGATTTGGAATCTTTGATAGTGCTGAACTAGTAGTAGGAATCTGTGCTAAAGGAGCAGCGGAGTATACTAGGAAGCAGCTGGATGCCTTGACAGAATGGGTGAAAAGGCCGCAAATCGGAGCTAAAGGTATGGTTTATGCCAAATTCAATGAAGATGGCACCATCAAGTCCACGGTAGATAAGTTTTATACACAAGAAGATCTTCAAGCTTGGGCCAACGAATTCGGTGCAGAGCCTGGAGATTTGAT
This genomic stretch from Algoriphagus halophilus harbors:
- the aspS gene encoding aspartate--tRNA ligase, producing MLRTHTCGELRLDHTDQEVTLAGWVQRVRNKGGLIWVDLRDRYGITQLIFEEESSEKELLEKAAELGREFVVQASGKVIERTSKNDKIPTGSIEIKVSKLEVLNAAKVPPFIIEDETDGGEELRMKYRYLDLRRNVVREKLQLRHKMMQETRKYMDAQHFMEVETPVLIKSTPEGARDFVVPSRVNPGEFYALPQSPQTFKQLLMVSGFDRYFQIVKCFRDEDLRADRQPEFTQIDCEMAFVEQEDILSTFEGLTKHLFANVKGVELEEVQRMTFADAMKYYGNDKPDLRFDMKFVELNALAQGKGFGIFDSAELVVGICAKGAAEYTRKQLDALTEWVKRPQIGAKGMVYAKFNEDGTIKSTVDKFYTQEDLQAWANEFGAEPGDLMLILSGDTATVRKQLSELRLKMGEDLGLRDRNVFKPLWVVDFPLLEWDEETKRYHAMHHPFTSPKTEDIPLLDSDPGAVRANAYDLVINGVEIGGGSIRIHDRATQQLMFKHLGFTEEEAQKQFGFLMEAFEYGAPPHGGIAFGFDRLCAIFGGSDSIRDYIAFPKNNSGRDVMIDSPSTIADEQLKELSILVNLKK
- a CDS encoding peptidoglycan DD-metalloendopeptidase family protein; the encoded protein is MNKRWIVVASVALTLGAAAIFQQYGNSPESNTMQEPIDEVPVEEVSNEVYLYGINVTGLNIVEGTVSKNQTLATILAPFNVPYQIIDEIAKKSKEVFDVRGIATNKKFTVITPSDSAQAQFFIYEPNPAEYVVFNLDSVDIYKAEKPVEFVEKEIAGVIEDRSNLAVEMLKQDVSYDIVDQFADLYGWSVDFGALQPGDKFKVVFDVKMIDGNVIGAGEIKLAYMEHRGEPFHAIPFEQNGEMNFFDQEGNSLKKAFLRDPVKYTRISSRYNLRRFHPVQKRYKAHLGTDYAASRGTEIRSVGDGVVTHATYTSANGNYVKIKHNGTYTTQYLHMSKIANGVKPGTRIKQGQVIGYVGSTGLATGPHLCFRFWKNGKQVDWLREKIPPSEPILAANKAAFESTKFEALKVLANITYPGETPKLVAGVEGNPNQTTLKAKTD